A part of Heliangelus exortis chromosome 3, bHelExo1.hap1, whole genome shotgun sequence genomic DNA contains:
- the TRAPPC3L gene encoding LOW QUALITY PROTEIN: trafficking protein particle complex subunit 3-like protein (The sequence of the model RefSeq protein was modified relative to this genomic sequence to represent the inferred CDS: deleted 1 base in 1 codon) — protein MSRPSGRKQENHKISRELFVLTYGALVAQLCKDYEKDEDVNTCLDRMGYGIGVRLIDDFLAHSAVKKCRSYSETADMIAQVAFKMYLGVTPSVSCLSAAGNEFSLILDKNPLVDFVEELPAERASLCYSNLLCGVIRGALEMVHLAAEVTFLQDRLKGDAVTEIGITFLRKAEDRKHKRNK, from the exons ATGTCTCGGCCATCAGGAAGAAAGCAGGAGAACCACAAAATA agcagagaaCTTTTTGTATTGACATATGGGGCTCTGGTAGCCCAGCTGTGCAAGGACTATGAAAAAGATGAAGATGTCAACACCTGTTTAGATAGAAT gGGATATGGGATTGGTGTAAGGCTGATTGATGAT TTTTTAGCTCATTCAGCCGTGAAAAAGTGCCGCAGTTATTCTGAAACTGCAGACATGATTGCACAG GTTGCTTTCAAGATGTACCTTGGGGTCACTCCCAGTGTGAGCTGCCTCAGTGCCGCAGGAAATGAATTCTCCTTAATCCTGGACAAAAACCCACTGGTGGACTTTGtggaggagctgccagcagaaCGAGCATCACTTTGCTACAGCAACCTTCTCTGTGGGGTGATTAGAGGTGCCTTGGAAATG GTTCACTTAGCAGCAGAAGTTACCTTCCTCCAGGACAGGCTGAAGGGCGATGCTGTGACAGAAATAGGAATTACATTTTTAAGGAAGGCTGAAGAcagaaagcacaaaagaaataaatga
- the CALHM5 gene encoding calcium homeostasis modulator protein 5 produces MDGFQTILKFFTNKRTAIGYSFMALLTMGGERVFSFVAFRCPCSNENFRYGLVFLFSPALVLLVIGYFLNSKTWKLFTGCWVNPRKIFPRGNTCHFFYIFGQITLNALVAPVMWLSVALLNGTFYQCAMSGLKNPAYLNAVCHSKSAKCIEELHKVACDKSSMPFPESDELKQTLQAQSQILGWCVIVTAALLSLLITCCASCQSKVSHLQLMFWKVYMEKEKEQLEQIFQLYATKLSDRNLKCFFENKEPEVIPLPAFQAWEDASQLYSFNSSKQHYSTIHRLVEEGQKETSEERETALDVVDRKEIP; encoded by the exons ATGGATGGTTTCCAAACGATCCTGAAATTCTTCACGAACAAGAGAACTGCCATAGGTTACAGTTTTATGGCGCTGCTGACAATGGGAGGTGAAcgtgtgttttcttttgttgctttcaGATGCCCCTGCAGCAATGAAAACTTCAGGTACGGtttggtatttcttttctccccagctctTGTTTTGCTAGTTATTGGGTATTTCCTGAACAGCAAGACCTGGAAACTATTTACAGGCTGCTGGGTGAATCCCAGAAAAATATTCCCCAGAGGGAATACCTGTCATTTCTTTTATATCTTTGGACAAATCACTCTAAACGCTCTGGTAGCCCCAGTGATGTGGCTTTCTGTGGCTTTGCTCAACGGGACTTTTTATCAATGTGCCATGAGCGGCTTGAAAAATCCTGCCTACCTAAATGCGGTTTGCCACAGCAAATCAGCAAAGTGCATTGAAGAGCTACACAAGGTAGCCTGTGACAAAAGCTCCATGCCCTTTCCAGAGAGTGATGAACTGAAGCAAACTCTTCAAGCACAGTCCCAG ATTTTAGGTTGGTGTGTGATAGTTACTGcagctcttctctctctgctaaTCACTTGCTGTGCCAGCTGCCAATCCAAAGTCAGCCACCTCCAGCTGATGTTCTGGAAGGTGTacatggagaaggagaaggagcaaCTGGAGCAGATTTTCCAGCTCTATGCCACCAAGCTAAGCGACAGAAACCTGAAGTGTTTTTTTGAGAACAAGGAACCAGAAGTGATTCCTCTGCCAGCTTTTCAGGCATGGGAAGATGCTTCCCAACTCTACTCTTTTAACAGCAGCAAACAACATTATAGCACAATTCACAGGCTAGTTGAAGAAGGCCAGAAAGAAACCAGTGAGGAAAGAGAGACGGCTCTGGATGTGGTAGACAGAAAGGAAATACCAtaa
- the LOC139795542 gene encoding calcium homeostasis modulator protein 6-like has product MNNLRGILDFCIRHQTILGYSTVSLLTTAIEQIFSSAVFKCPCNSWNTLYGSAFLIMPAIALFLLGLLVNTKMWHLLTGICSSGKRCTCSPQETCIHRSCHLVPVLARALVAPLTWISVALLSVNFYECAASGSSKIQSFVCKDTDCYNLLAKIPCNPTLSKNITGDSLSFQAQSQLIGWLLIVVIIIGALISKCYSRCTSPVTYLQHKFCKIYSEQETELFEVKAKERATNLAEVNTKCFFEVTNPAPAQFMTPSNKDWKQISLLYTHNPEEEYYSMLHKYARTKRGNSTTRSGETGLIPPVLGSVDEAASRESGF; this is encoded by the exons ATGAATAATTTACGTGGGATTCTGGATTTCTGCATCCGCCACCAGACCATTCTGGGTTACAGCACCGTGTCTCTGCTGACAACTGCCATCGAACAGATCTTCTCCTCTGCGGTGTTCAAGTGTCCCTGCAATTCTTGGAACACTCTGTATGGCTCCGCCTTCCTCATAATGCCTGCCATCGCCCTCTTTCTACTTGGCCTCCTGGTGAACACCAAGATGTGGCACCTGCTGACGGGCATCTGCTCTTCGGGGAAGCGCTGTAcctgcagcccccaggaaaCCTGCATCCACCGCTCGTGCCACCTGGTGCCAGTGTTAGCCAGAGCCTTGGTGGCCCCCCTCACCTGGATCTCCGTGGCCCTGCTCAGCGTCAATTTCTATGAGTGCGCAGCCAGTGGAAGCAGCAAGATTCAGAGTTTCGTGTGTAAAGACACAGACTGCTACAATCTGCTGGCCAAAATCCCCTGCAACCCGACCTTATCAAAGAACATAACAGGTGACTCCCTCAGCTTTCAGGCACAGTCCCAG CTCATAGGATGGCTCCTGATAGTCGTCATCATCATTGGGGCATTGATTTCAAAATGTTACAGCCGCTGCACCTCCCCGGTTACCTATCTTCAGCACAAGTTCTGCAAAATTTACTCAGAACAGGAAACGGAGCTCTTTGAGGTCAAGGCTAAAGAGCGTGCAACCAATCTGGCAGAAgtaaatacaaaatgtttttttgaagTCACTAACCCAGCACCAGCACAATTTATGACTCCCAGCAATAAAGACTGGAAGCAGATTTCACTCTTGTATACCCACAATCCAGAAGAGGAGTATTACAGCATGCTGCACAAGTACGCTAGAACAAAGAGGGGCAACAGCACCACCAGATCTGGCGAGACAGGTCTGATTCCACCTGTTTTAGGATCTGTGGATGAAGCAGCCTCAAGAGAATCAGGGTTTTGA